A part of Aegilops tauschii subsp. strangulata cultivar AL8/78 chromosome 2, Aet v6.0, whole genome shotgun sequence genomic DNA contains:
- the LOC109745229 gene encoding alpha/beta hydrolase domain-containing protein WAV2 isoform X1 — MVGWLKALVYGAGGMAVVGLAALVALQERLVYVPVLPGLPRAYPIKPSRLRLIYEDVWLRAADGVRLHSWFLRHSPTCRGPTILFFQENAGNIAHRLECVRLMMQRLQCNVFMLSYRGYGESEGYPSQSGITKDAQAALDHLLQRKDIDTSRIVIFGRSLGGAVGAVLAKNNPDKVSALILENTFTSILDMAGIMLPFLRWFIGGSSAKGPKLLNCVVRSPWSTLDVVAEVKQPILFLSGLQDELVPPSHMRMLYDKAVEHNRNCRFVDFLNGMHMDTWISGGDRYWRTIELFLDQYSPEVQSSDASCTSEIADDGGCSAPFHLKKPKL; from the exons ATGGTGGGGTGGCTCAAGGCGCTGGTGTACGGCGCAGGGGGCATGGCGGTGGTGGGCCTGGCGGCGCTGGTGGCGCTGCAGGAGCGCCTCGTCTACGTGCCCGTGCTCCCTGGCCTCCCGCGCGCTTACCCCATCAAGCCCTCGCGCCTCCGCCTCATCTACGAGGACGTCTGGCTCCGCGCCGCCGACGGCGTGCGCCTCCACTCCTGGTTCCTCCGCCACTCTCCCACCTGCCGAG GTCCGACCATTCTGTTCTTCCAGGAAAATGCTGGCA ATATTGCACATCGTTTGGAATGCGTTCGACTAATGATGCAGCGGCTACAGTGCAATGTGTTTATGCTTTCTTATAGAGG GTATGGTGAGAGCGAAGGTTATCCTTCTCAGAGTGGCATCACAAAAGATGCACAG GCCGCACTTGATCATCTACTTCAGAGGAAGGACATTGACACATCCAGGATAGTTATCTTTGGGAGATCTTTAGGAGGTGCTGTTGGAGCAGTTCTTGCAAAAAACAATCCTGACAAG GTGTCTGCTCTAATATTGGAAAATACGTTTACATCTATATTGGATATGGCTGGTATCATGCTGCCCTTCTTAAGATGGTTCATAGGCGGTAGTTCTGCCAAAGGCCCAAAACTTCTTAACTGCGTTGTTCGCTCTCCATGGAGTACACTTGATGTTGTTGCAGAG GTCAAACAGCCCATTCTCTTCCTTTCTGGATTGCAAGATGAACTGGTTCCCCCTTCACACATGAGGATGCTGTATGACAAAGCTGTTGAACATAACAGGAATTGTAGGTTTGTTGATTTTCTCAATGGTATGCATATGGATACCTGGATTTCTGGAGGGGACCGCTACTGGAGGACAATCGAATTGTTTCTGGACCAATATTCCCCAGAAGTACAGAGTTCTGATGCCAGCTGCACAAGTGAAATTGCTGATGATG GTGGTTGTTCTGCTCCATTCCACCTGAAGAAGCCAAAGCTGTGA
- the LOC109745229 gene encoding alpha/beta hydrolase domain-containing protein WAV2 isoform X2 — protein MVGWLKALVYGAGGMAVVGLAALVALQERLVYVPVLPGLPRAYPIKPSRLRLIYEDVWLRAADGVRLHSWFLRHSPTCRGPTILFFQENAGNIAHRLECVRLMMQRLQCNVFMLSYRGYGESEGYPSQSGITKDAQAALDHLLQRKDIDTSRIVIFGRSLGGAVGAVLAKNNPDKVSALILENTFTSILDMAGIMLPFLRWFIGGSSAKGPKLLNCVVRSPWSTLDVVAEVKQPILFLSGLQDELVPPSHMRMLYDKAVEHNRNCRFVDFLNGMHMDTWISGGDRYWRTIELFLDQYSPEVQSSDASCTSEIADDDKAA, from the exons ATGGTGGGGTGGCTCAAGGCGCTGGTGTACGGCGCAGGGGGCATGGCGGTGGTGGGCCTGGCGGCGCTGGTGGCGCTGCAGGAGCGCCTCGTCTACGTGCCCGTGCTCCCTGGCCTCCCGCGCGCTTACCCCATCAAGCCCTCGCGCCTCCGCCTCATCTACGAGGACGTCTGGCTCCGCGCCGCCGACGGCGTGCGCCTCCACTCCTGGTTCCTCCGCCACTCTCCCACCTGCCGAG GTCCGACCATTCTGTTCTTCCAGGAAAATGCTGGCA ATATTGCACATCGTTTGGAATGCGTTCGACTAATGATGCAGCGGCTACAGTGCAATGTGTTTATGCTTTCTTATAGAGG GTATGGTGAGAGCGAAGGTTATCCTTCTCAGAGTGGCATCACAAAAGATGCACAG GCCGCACTTGATCATCTACTTCAGAGGAAGGACATTGACACATCCAGGATAGTTATCTTTGGGAGATCTTTAGGAGGTGCTGTTGGAGCAGTTCTTGCAAAAAACAATCCTGACAAG GTGTCTGCTCTAATATTGGAAAATACGTTTACATCTATATTGGATATGGCTGGTATCATGCTGCCCTTCTTAAGATGGTTCATAGGCGGTAGTTCTGCCAAAGGCCCAAAACTTCTTAACTGCGTTGTTCGCTCTCCATGGAGTACACTTGATGTTGTTGCAGAG GTCAAACAGCCCATTCTCTTCCTTTCTGGATTGCAAGATGAACTGGTTCCCCCTTCACACATGAGGATGCTGTATGACAAAGCTGTTGAACATAACAGGAATTGTAGGTTTGTTGATTTTCTCAATGGTATGCATATGGATACCTGGATTTCTGGAGGGGACCGCTACTGGAGGACAATCGAATTGTTTCTGGACCAATATTCCCCAGAAGTACAGAGTTCTGATGCCAGCTGCACAAGTGAAATTGCTGATGATG ATAAAGCTGCATAA